From Bradyrhizobium erythrophlei:
GCGTTCAGCGGATATTTCGCCTCGATGCCCTGCCACGGATCGTCCAGCAACTGCTTCATGCCGAGCGAAATGCGGTGGGTTTCGTGGTTGATCTTGATGATCTTGACCTTCACGGTCTGGCCGATGGTGAGCACCTCGGTCGGGTGATTGACCCGGCGCCAGGCGATATCGGTGACGTGCAACAAGCCGTCGATACCGCCGAGGTCGACGAACGCACCGTAATCGGTGATGTTCTTGACCACGCCGTCGATGACCTGACCCTCTTCGAGGTTCTGCACCAGTTCCTGGCGCTGTTCGGCGCGGGTCTCTTCCAGAACCGTGCGGCGCGACACCACGATGTTGCCGCGACGGCGATCCATCTTGAGGATCTGGAACGGCTGGGAGTTGTTCATCAGGGGTGCTACGTCGCGGATCGGACGGATGTCGACCTGCGAGCGCGGCAGGAAGGCCACCGCGCCGTCGAGGTCGACCGTGAAGCCGCCCTTGACCTGGTTGAAGATGACGCCGTGGACCTTCTCGTTATTGTTGAAGGCCTTTTCCAGCTTGCCCCAGCTTTCCTCGCGGCGCGCCTTGTCGCGCGACAGCACGGCTTCGCCGAGCGCATTCTCGATACGGTCGAGGAACACCTCGACCACGTCGCCTACCTTGAGTTCGCTTTCCTTGCCGGGTCCTGCGAATTCACGCAGCGCCACGCGGCCTTCGGTCTTCAGGCCGACGTCGATGACGGCCATGTCCTTCTCGATCGCGACAACGGTGCCCTTGATGACGGAGCTCTCCTGCAGGTTGCCACCGGCAAAGGACTCGTCAAGCATCGCGGCAAAATCGTCGCGGGAAGGATTATAGGAAGTAGCAGTCGAAGCCATTTGTTCTCCAGATGCGGGTATCGCCGGCCATTCGGGTTAAGGGGCGTATCGGGCGTGAAGTGTCAGGGTTCCGCAAACCCTGACGACCGCCTCGCGGGGAAATCGCGAGAGCGGGCCGGCAGCATGCCTGCACGTTCGATACGTTGAATAATTTTGTCCGGAGCCTGAACGAGGCAATCAACCTCGGGATATCGCTGTTCGAGACCGGGAGCGGGCTTTCCTCCAATGACGGTGGCGGATTAAACCCGCTGCCGGCCCGCTCGGACGGCCTCGACAATGTCGATGGCGGCCCGGACGCCGCCTTCTATATCCAAGTTGGAGTTATCCAGCAAGTAAGCATCTTGTGCCGGTTTTAAAGGCGCCACCGCCCTGTTCTGGTCCCGTTCGTCGCGTTTGAGGATATCCGCCAGCACCGCGGCCTCGTCGGCGTCCTCGCCCCTCGCCCGGGCCTCCAGGGTGCGGCGGCGGGCGCGGACCTTGGGGTCGGCCAAGACAAAAATCTTCACGTCGGCGTCCGGGCAGATCACGGTGCCGATATCGCGACCGTCGAGCACCGCGCCGGGCGGATCCGCCGCGAACTGGCGCTGAAAATTGAGCAGCACTTCCCTAACTTTCGGGATCGCGGAGACCACCGAGGCGGCATCGCCCACCCGCTGCGTCTTCAGGACGGGATCGCCGAACTTTTCCGGATCGAGCTCGAGCGCCGCGGAGACGGCGATCATCTCGTCGGTCAGGCTGGCCCCGGCATCCAGCAGCGCCTTGGCCACCGCACGGTAAATCACGCCGGTATCGAGGTGGCGATAGCCATAATGCTTGGCGAGGCGCTTGCCGAGCGTGCCTTTTCCCGAGGCCGCGGGTCCGTCGATGGCGATGATCATGAAAACTCGGCCCCCAGCGAACGCATCATCGGGATGAAGTCGGGAAACGAGGTGGCGATGAAGGCGGTGTCGTCGACCTTCACGGGCTTGTTGGCGGCAAGCCCCATCACCAGGGCCGACATCGCGATGCGGTGATCCATATGGGTCGCGACCAGGCCTTCGCCGGGCACATGCCCCCTGCCTTCGACGATCAGATCGTCGCCGGAAATCTCGACCCTGACGCCGTTGACGCGCAGCATGGCGGCGGTGGCCTCCAGCCGGTCGGATTCTTTAACCCGCAATTCCTTCAAGCCGCGCATGATGGTGGTGCCCTCGGCAAAACTCGCCGCTATCGCCAGCACCAGATATTCGTCGATCATCGAGGGCGCCCGCTCGGGCGGCACCTCGACGCCGCGCAGTTTCGAGGCGCGCACCCGGAGCTGCGCCATCGGTTCGCCGGCATCGCCGCGGCTCTCGGTTTCCTCGATCGAGGCGCCCATCTCGCGCAGCGTCGTGAGCAGGCCGGTGCGCAGCGGGTTGGTCATGACGTCGGACAACACCAGGTCGGAGCCTTCGACGATCAGGGCGGCCACGATCGGAAATGCCGCCGAGGAGGGATCGGCCGGCACCACCACGTCGGCGCCATGCAGTTCGGGCTGCCCGGTGAGTGCGATTTTTCGGCCATGGCTGCCTTCGGCGGTGGAGACGATATCGGCGCCGAAATGCTTCAGCATCAGCTCGGTATGGTCGCGGCTGGCCTCGGTTTCGATCACGGTGGTGACACCCGGCGCGGCCAGCCCTGCCAGCAGCACCGCGGACTTGATCTGGGCCGAGGCCACCGGCGTCCGGTAAAGGATTGGCAGGGGATCACGCGCGCCCAGGAGCGTCAGCGGCAAACGGCCACCCTGCCCGCTCGTGCCGACGCGGGCTCCCATCAGTTCCAGGGGATCGAGCACCCGCCGCATCGGCCTTCCCCGCAGCGAGGCGTCGCCATCGAAAACCGCCGTTATCGGGCAGCCCGCCACCGCCCCCATCACCAGCCGGCAGCCGGTGCCGGAATTGCCGAAATCGAGCGGAGCCTGCGGCTGCGCGAACCCGGCCACGCCGACCCCGTGAACGGCCCAGGCGAAATCGCCGGTTCGTTCCACCTTCGCGCCCAACGCCTGCATTGCCTTGGCGGTATTGAGGACGTCTTCGCCCTCCAGCAGGCCCGAAATCCGGCTTTGGCCGACTGCCAGCGCGCCGAGAATCAGGGCCCGGTGCGAAATCGACTTGTCGCCGGGAACGCGGACCTTGCCGGTCAGTGGGCCGCTGGAGCGGGCTTCGAGCGGGGTTGCCTGGTCAGAATGGGTCAAGATTGTGTCCTCTGCGCGGGCGGCACGTATCACATGGGCCGTGCCGCGTCACGCTGACATCTATCTCTCGCAAAGCGCTATTGACAGCGGCGCCTCAACTAGCCAAGTGAAGCACCGTTTTTCAGAAATTCCCAGGATTCCACACGTGGCCAAATCCGATCTCGGAACCAAGCGCATTTGCCCGACCACGGGTAAGAAATTCTACGACTTGAACAAGAACCCGGTGATCTCGCCCTATACCGGGGAGGTCGTGCCGATTGCGCCGATTCCGCCGCCGCGGACCCGCGCCGATGCGGCCGCGCGCGCCAGTGCCGCCGCTGCCGCTTCCGCCGCGGAAGCCACGCCGGAGCCGATGGAAGCCGAAGAGTTGGTGCCGCTCGAGGAAGCCGACGCCGAGGAGAATACCGGCAAGGTCAAGGCCGTCGTTCCCGAATCGGAAGACGACATCGAGATCGACGAGACCATCGAAGACGATGACGATGATGATTCCACCTTCATCGCCGACGAAGAGGAAGGCGACGAGGACGTCACCGACATCATCGGCGACGTCAGCGGCGACGAGGAGACTTGAGATCGGCCCTGAACTGTGTTCAGGGTTTTTTCCCGCGGGTCGCCCAAGGCACGCGGAACGGTTAAGGGGCCATAGCTCAGCTGGGAGAGCGCTTGCATGGCATGCAAGAGGTCGGCGGTTCGATCCCGCCTGGCTCCACCAGCCTTCGCTTGCTTCGCAAGCTACGGCTCGGCAAGCCACGCCAAGACCTATCGTAGCGAAGCAAGCGAAGGCTGCCGCGGCGTAGCCCGCAGGGCGTAGCCGGGCCTCGGCAAGCATGTTGCCACGTTGTAGCGGCGAAGGGGCGGCGCCATGAAATACGTCTACATCCTCGAAAGTCATGACTCCGAGCATTTCTACGTTGGAATTACCGACGACTTGCGCGCGCGGTTAGCAAAACACAACGCCGGCGAAGTGCCACATACCTCGAAGTACGGGCCATGGCGACTAAAGACCTACGTCGCATTCAGCGACGAAGAGCAGGCCATCGCATTCGAAAAATACCTCAAATCTGCCTCCGGCCGGGCATTTGCAAAGAAACGCCTCTGACGCCCCTCCCCCCTACTCCTCCAGCACCGCGTTGAGCCGATCGCGCAGCGCGACGAGGTCGTTCTTCATCGCCGACAGCTCGGCAATCGAGCAGGCCGAGGCGGCGAGGATCGACTGCGGCACGGTCCTGGCTTTTTCCTTCAACGCTTGCCCCTGCGCGGTCAGCGCGATCAGCACTTGGCGCTCATCGGCGGGATTGCGCGTGCGCTTGATCAGCTGCGCCGCCTCCAGCCGCTTGAGCAGCGGCGTGAGCGTGCCTGAATCCAGGAACAGCCGTTCGCCGATATCCTTGACCGGAACGCCGTCGCGCTCCCACAGCACCAGCATGACCAGATATTGCGGATAGGTCAGGCCGAGCCGGTCCAGAAGCGGCTTGTAGACGCGGTTGAACGCGTGCGCGGCCGAATAGATCGCAAAGCAGATCTGATTGCCCAGTAACAGCGGCGCGTCCGCCGCCTGTTTCTTCGCCATTTTCAGCCTCGCCGTGCGGACCGGTCCGCCCCGTTCCATTGTGGGCCGGAGCGCCCCCGCATTCAATCGCGCACAATTAAATGTGAACCCATATATGTTATATTGCACACAATTCAATTGCGTGAAATATATACCCCATTGAAACCGCAAACCGAAGGAGACCCCCATGTCTGTGAATGTGCTCTACAGAACCAGCGCCAAGGCCACCGGCGGCCGCGATGGCCATGCCGCTACGCTCGACGGCGCGCTGGATGTCAAACTCACCACGCCGAAAGAGCTGGGCGGGGGTGGCGGCGCCGGCAACAATCCCGAGCAACTGTTCGCGGCGGGCTATGCCGCCTGCTTTATCGGCGCCATGAAGTTCGTGGCCTCACAGGGCGGCCCGAAAGTACCCGCCGACGCGGCGGTGACCTCGACCGTCGGCATCGGCCCGCGTTCGGCCGGCGGCTTCGGCCTGGACATCGAACTCGCCGTCTCGCTGCCCGGACTGCCGCGCGCGGACGCCGAGGCGCTGGTGGAGAAGGCCCACCAGGTATGCCCCTACTCCAACGCGACCCGCGGCAATGTCGATGTCCGCCTGACGGTCGTGTGACCGGCTCGAATAGCCCGCCGCGACCAACGGCGGGCTATTCCCATAGGCGCGTGGGCGCGGCGGGAGCTTGCACGCGCATTTGCGCACAGGCGTCCGTGATGCTTAATGGCTTCGACGACAACGCCCAAGAAGAACCCCATGACCCCAGAAACTGCTCCCGGCGCGATGGCCGGATTGCGCGTGATCGACCTCACGCGGGTGCTCGGCGGCCCCTATTGCACGCAAATCCTGGCCGATCACGGCGCCGACGTGATCAAGGTCGAGCCGCCCGCCGGCGACGAGGTGCGCGACTGGGGACCGCCCTTCCACGGCGAAGACGCGGCCTATTTCGTCGGCATCAATCGCAACAAGCGCTCGATCGGGCTGGATCTCGCCTCCGAGGGCGGCCGCATTGTGTTGATGAAGATGCTGGAGGGCGCCGACGTCCTGATCGAGAATTTCAAGCCGGGCACGCTGGACAAATGGGGCATCGGCAACGAGGTGCTGCGCGCGCGATTTCCGCGGTTGGTGCATTGCCGGATTTCCGGCTTCGGCGCCGACGGTCCGCGCGGCGGCAATCCGGGCTATGACGCCATCATCCAGGCCATGACCGGAATGATCGCGGCGACCGGCTCGCCGCAGAGCGGACCAATGCGCATCGGCGTGCCACTGGTCGACATCTCGACCGGGCTTTACGCCGCCGTCGGCATTCTGATGGCGCTTTCGGAGCGGCAAAAATCCGGCAAGGGGCAGTTCGTCGAAACCACGTTGTTCGAGACCGGCCTTGCCATCATGCACCCGCACGCGGCGAATTATTTCATGCATGGCAAGCCGCCAGGCCTCACCGGCAACGAACATCCGAACCTCGTGCCCTATGCGATCTTCCCCACCCGCACCGACAACATCTTCATCGGCGTCGGCAATGACGGCACCTTCCGCAAGCTGGCCAAGGAGATCGGCAAGCCCGAACTCGCCACCGACCGGCGTTTCGCCCGCAACAAGGACCGCATCGCCAACCGCGACGCGCTGCGCACCGAGCTTGCGGCTGTGTTCAGCCAGCACGACGCCGAACCATTATGCGATCGGCTGCTCGCCGCCGGCCTGCCGGCCGGCCCGGTGCAGCGGATCGACCAGGCGCTGACCAGCGCCCACACCGTCCATCGCAGCGACGTCATCGAAAAGGACTGGTACAAGGGGGTCGCCTCGCCAGTCCGCATGGAGCGCAGCAAGCCCAGCCTGCGCCGCGTGCCGCCGAATTTCAGCCAGCATGCCACCGAAGTGCTGAGCGAGTTCGGATATTCCAGGGGCGAGATCGACGCCCTCCTCGCCGAGGGCGTGGTCTGCGGGCCCGAACGCAAGCGCTGATTGCTGCGCCCCGGATGCTGCCCCGGGTCAGGGATACCGGCTGCCCGGTACTAAGCCTATTTTCCGCTTTCCAGGCGGCGCGCTTTGCCAATACCATCCTTTCGCTTATACGGTCATTTGCACGTCATCCAGCGCTGCTAACGCGCGAAACGAAGATGATGGACCCAACCCGGAGGAATTTGATGGCTCTTCGAACATTCGGCGCGGCAACGGCAGTTGCGCTCGCGCTTGCAACGCCTGCTTACGCTGCGACCGAGATCCAGTGGTGGCATGCGATGACCGGCCCGAACAATGACGTGGTGGTCAAGCTCGCGAACGATTTCAACGCCTCGCAAAGCGACTACAAGATCGTCCCCACCTTCAAGGGCAGTTACGCCGATACGCTGAACGCCGGCATCGCCGCGTTTCGCGCCGGCAATGCCCCCGGCATCATGCAGGTGTTCGAGGTCGGCACCGCGACCATGATGGCGGCCAAGGGCGCCATCAAACCGGTATCCGAACTGATGAAGGAGCAGGGCGAGAAATTCGACCCGCAATCCTATTTGCCGGCGATCACCGGATATTACTCGACCTCGAAGGGCGAGATGCTGTCGTTCCCCTTCAATTCATCGAGCATGGTGATGTGGGTCAATCTCGATGCCCTGAAGAAGGCCGATATCGCCGAGCCGCCGAAGACCTGGCCGGAAGTATTCGCCGACGCCAGGAAGCTGCATGCCACCAGTCCGACCTGCGGCTTTTCCACCGCCTGGGGCTCCTGGGGACTGATCGAGCAGTTCTCCGCCTGGCATAACGTGCCGATCGGCAGCAAGGCCAACGGCCTGGATGGCTTCGACACCGTGCTCGAGTTCAACACCCCGCTGGAGACCAAGCTGCTGGAGAATCTGGTCGAGCTGCAGAAGGACAAGAGCTTCGACTATTCGGGGCGCACCAACACCGGCGAAGGCCGCTTCACCTCGGGCGAATGTCCGATGTTCATGACGTCATCGGCGTTCTATCCGAACGTCAAGGCGAACGCCAAGTTTGCCTACAATGCGGTGCCGATGCCGTACTTCCCCGACGTCAAGGGCGCCCCGCAGAATTCCATCATCGGCGGCGCCTCGCTCTGGGTGATGGGCGGCAAGAGCCCCGAGGAATACAAGGGAATCGCGAAATTCTTCACCTTCCTGTCGGACACCGACCGCCAGGCCAACCTGCATCAGGTTTCGGGTTATCTGCCGATCACCAAGGCCGCGTATGAAAAGACCAAGGCCGATGGCTTCTACGAAAAGAGCCCGATCCTCGAAGTCCCGCTGAAGGAATTGACCAACAAGCCGCCGACCGAGAATTCGCGCGGCCTGCGCTTCGGCGGCATGGTGCAGTTGCGCGATGTCTTCGCCGAGGAGATCGAGGCGGCGCTCGCCGGCAAGAAGCCGGCGAAGGAGGCGCTCGACGCGGCGGTATCGCGCGGCAATGCGATGCTCCGGCAGTTCGAGCGTACCGCCACCAAGTGACGCAAGCGTAAGGGATCGTGAGGATTGTGGCCGCGTCAGACGCGGCCACGATCCATCCAGCGAGGCATCATGGAACCCCGGGCGATCTTTTCAGGCAGGCTGCTGCCATATCTGCTGATCCTGCCGCAGCTTGCGGTTTCCCTGATCTTTTTCTACTGGCCCGCGGTGCAGGCCCTGCAGCAATCGTTCCTGGTGCAGGACGCCTTCGGGCTCTCGACCGAATTCGTCTGGTTCGAGAACTATGTCGAACTGCTGAAGCGCCCCGAATATTATCAGGCGATCGGCGTCACCTTCGTCTTTTCCGCGCTGGTGGTGTTCTTCTCGCTCACGCTCGGCCTGTTGCTGGCGGCGATGGCGAACCACAACATCAAAGGCGTGCAGATCTACCGCACCTTCCTCATCATTCCCTATGCGGTGGCGCCGGCGGTCGCGAGCGTGCTCTTCATCTTCATGTTCCAGCCGGGGCTCGGCATGCTCGCACGCGCCATGCAACGTAACGGCATCGACTGGAATCCGGTGCTGAACGGAACGCATGCGATGATCCTCGTGGTCATCGTCGCGGTCTGGAACCAGATCAGCTACAATTTCCTGTTTTTCCTGGCGGGCCTGCAGGCGATCCCGAAAAGCGTGATCGAGGCCGCCGCGATCGACGGCGCCAGGCCGATGCGGCGGTTCTGGACCATCATCTTTCCGTTGCTGTCACCGACCACGTTCTTCCTGATCATCGTCAACATCACCTACGTCTTCTTCAACACCCTCGGCATCATCGACACCGCGACCGGCGGCGGCCCCAACGGCGCCACGCAGACGCTGGTGTACAAGGTATTTCAGGACGGCAAGGTCGGCTCCGACCTCGGCGGCTCCGCCGCCCAGTCGGTGATCCTGATGGTGATCGTGGTCGCGCTGACTGCATTTCAGTTCCGCTACGTCGAGAAGAAGGTTCATTACTGATCGCCATGGTCGAGCACCGCCGCTTTGGAAACTTGCTGCCCCATCTGGTCCTGCTGGCCGGCGTCGCGATCGTCGCGTTTCCGGTCTATCTGGCGGTGATCGCCTCGACCCACGACAACACGGTGATCGCCAACGGCCAGATGCCGCTCTATCCTGGCTCCCACGGGCTCGAGACCTACTGGAACACCATCGTCTCCGGCACGGGGCGGACCACGCGCGCGCCGGTCGGCGGCATGATGCTGAACAGCCTGATCATGGCGCTCGGAATCACGGTCGGAAAAATCGCCATCTCGATCATCTCGGCCTATGCGATCGTGTTCTTCTCGTTCCCGCTCCGGATGACAGCGTTCTGGACCATCTTCATCACGCTGATGCTGCCGGTCGAGGTACGCATCTTTCCGACCTACAAGATCACCAGCGACCTGCACATGCTGGATTCCTATTCGGGCCTGATCCTGCCTTTGATCGCGTCGGCCACCGCAACGCTGTTGTTCCGGCAATTCTTCATGACGGTGCCGAAGGAACTGGTGGAAGCCTCCAAGATCGACGGCGCCGGCCCGATCCGGTTCTTTTTCGATACGCTGTTGCCGCTGTCGGTGACCAACATCGCCGCGCTGTTCGTGATCCTCTTCATTTACGGCTGGAATCAATATCTCTGGCCGCTCTTGATAACGACGCGCGACGACATGCAGACCATCGTGATCGGTATCAAGAAAATCATCGACGTGCACGATGCCCTGACCGAATGGCAGGTGGCGATGGCAACCGCCGTGCTCGCCATGCTGCCTCCGGTCGCGGTGGTCGTGCTGATGCAACGCCTGTTCGTCAAGGGCCTGATCGAGACGGAAAAGTGAGATGGCAAACGTAGCGCTGCGCGACGTCCGCAAGACCTATCCGAGCGGATTCGAGGCCATCAAGGGCATCGATTTCGACGTCGGCGACGGCCAGTTCTGCGTCCTGGTCGGCCCTTCCGGCTGCGGCAAGTCGACGCTGTTGCGGATGGTCGCAGGCCTCGAGACCATCACGTCGGGCGAAATCGATATCGGCGGGCGCATCGTCAACCAGATCGAGCCGGCCGAGCGCGACATCGCCATGGTGTTCCAGAATTACGCGCTCTATCCGCATATGAGCGTCTACAACAACATGGCCTATGGCCTGCGCAATCGCGGCATGCCGAAGCCCGAGATCGACACCCGGGTCCAGGAAGCCGCGCGCATCCTCGAAATCGGCCCGATGCTCGAACGCAAGCCTGGGCAATTGTCCGGCGGACAGCGCCAGCGCGTCGCGATGGGCCGCGCCATCGTGCGGCAGCCGAAAGTGTTCCTGTTCGACGAGCCACTGTCGAACCTCGATGCCAAGCTGCGCATCGCGATGCGGGTCGAGATCCGCAAACTGCAGCGGCGGCTCAGCACCACGTCGATCTACGTCACCCACGACCAGCTCGAGGCGATGACGCTTGCCGACATTCTGGTGGTGATGAACGGCGGCCAGGTCGAGCAGATCGGCAACCCGCTGGAGATCTACCAGAAGCCGGCGACGACCTTCGTCGCGTCCTTCATCGGCGCGCCGCCGATGAATCTGCTGCCGCTGCGCTCCGACGAAATCAGGTCCCAACTTGGAGGCACCGGCGAAACCGGCCTGCTGGGCATTCGCCCGGAGGATTTTGTCATTTCCAGCGACAGCGTCGCCAGCGGTGTTGCGCTCGATCTCACCATCGGGGCGATCGAACATGTCGGCGCCGAGACCTTCATTTACGGCGCCCGAAAAACCAATGGCGCGCAGGAAGTCGCCGCCAATCCCGGCGAATTGCCGCCAGGCGACGTCATCGTACGGATACCCGGCGCGGTCGCGCCCGCCATCGGCGAGCGGATTCGCGCCATCGTGCCGCGCGAAAAACTGCATCTTTTCAGCGCCGACGGCCGCAAGCGGATCGAGTTCTAAGGGTCGTTCCGGGGCGCGCGACGCGTGAACCCGGAATCCCAGGATTCCCCGATATGCAACGGCACATCTGGGGTTCGGTCGCTCCGCGCCCGCCCCGGAATGATTTGGAAGGCGATTCCCGTGGTTCCGCAGGCGCTTGAACCGCTTCCAAATCATGCCCATATTGGCTGTTGACCGGAGGGCAGATCCGTCACCTGGTCGCCATGGGGTGCCGCAAGGGCCCCGAAATGCCAAAGTCGCTTCGAGAGGACTTTGTAAATAAAATGACTCGTGTTCCTTCGTTATCCAGTCCGTTCCTGCTGGGATTTGACGAAATCGAGCGTGCGCTCGATCGCGTCGTCAAGGGCGCCGACGGTTATCCTCCCTACAATATCGAGAGGTGCGACCGCGCCAACGGCCAGCCCGAACGTCTGCGAATCACACTGGCGGTGGCGGGATTTACCCGCGACCAACTCGATGTAACCATTGAGGAAAACCAGCTCGTGATCCGTGGCCGCCAGCAGGATGACAAGG
This genomic window contains:
- a CDS encoding CaiB/BaiF CoA transferase family protein is translated as MTPETAPGAMAGLRVIDLTRVLGGPYCTQILADHGADVIKVEPPAGDEVRDWGPPFHGEDAAYFVGINRNKRSIGLDLASEGGRIVLMKMLEGADVLIENFKPGTLDKWGIGNEVLRARFPRLVHCRISGFGADGPRGGNPGYDAIIQAMTGMIAATGSPQSGPMRIGVPLVDISTGLYAAVGILMALSERQKSGKGQFVETTLFETGLAIMHPHAANYFMHGKPPGLTGNEHPNLVPYAIFPTRTDNIFIGVGNDGTFRKLAKEIGKPELATDRRFARNKDRIANRDALRTELAAVFSQHDAEPLCDRLLAAGLPAGPVQRIDQALTSAHTVHRSDVIEKDWYKGVASPVRMERSKPSLRRVPPNFSQHATEVLSEFGYSRGEIDALLAEGVVCGPERKR
- the rpsA gene encoding 30S ribosomal protein S1; this encodes MASTATSYNPSRDDFAAMLDESFAGGNLQESSVIKGTVVAIEKDMAVIDVGLKTEGRVALREFAGPGKESELKVGDVVEVFLDRIENALGEAVLSRDKARREESWGKLEKAFNNNEKVHGVIFNQVKGGFTVDLDGAVAFLPRSQVDIRPIRDVAPLMNNSQPFQILKMDRRRGNIVVSRRTVLEETRAEQRQELVQNLEEGQVIDGVVKNITDYGAFVDLGGIDGLLHVTDIAWRRVNHPTEVLTIGQTVKVKIIKINHETHRISLGMKQLLDDPWQGIEAKYPLNARFTGRVTNITDYGAFVELEPGIEGLIHVSEMSWTKKNMHPGKIVSTSQEVEVQVLEVDSVKRRISLGLKQTMRNPWEVFVEKFPVGSVVEGEVKNKTEFGLFLGLEGDVDGMVHLSDLDWKLPGEQVIDNFKKGDMVKAVVLDVDVEKERISLGVKQLEGDPFAEPGDVKKGAVVTCEVLEVKESGIEVRIAGTEFTTFIKRSELARERTDQRAERFAVGEKVDARVIQFDKKARKVQVSIKALEVAEEKEAIAQYGSSDSGATLGDILGTALKQRTDK
- a CDS encoding organic hydroperoxide resistance protein, with product MSVNVLYRTSAKATGGRDGHAATLDGALDVKLTTPKELGGGGGAGNNPEQLFAAGYAACFIGAMKFVASQGGPKVPADAAVTSTVGIGPRSAGGFGLDIELAVSLPGLPRADAEALVEKAHQVCPYSNATRGNVDVRLTVV
- the aroA gene encoding 3-phosphoshikimate 1-carboxyvinyltransferase, which encodes MTHSDQATPLEARSSGPLTGKVRVPGDKSISHRALILGALAVGQSRISGLLEGEDVLNTAKAMQALGAKVERTGDFAWAVHGVGVAGFAQPQAPLDFGNSGTGCRLVMGAVAGCPITAVFDGDASLRGRPMRRVLDPLELMGARVGTSGQGGRLPLTLLGARDPLPILYRTPVASAQIKSAVLLAGLAAPGVTTVIETEASRDHTELMLKHFGADIVSTAEGSHGRKIALTGQPELHGADVVVPADPSSAAFPIVAALIVEGSDLVLSDVMTNPLRTGLLTTLREMGASIEETESRGDAGEPMAQLRVRASKLRGVEVPPERAPSMIDEYLVLAIAASFAEGTTIMRGLKELRVKESDRLEATAAMLRVNGVRVEISGDDLIVEGRGHVPGEGLVATHMDHRIAMSALVMGLAANKPVKVDDTAFIATSFPDFIPMMRSLGAEFS
- a CDS encoding GIY-YIG nuclease family protein produces the protein MKYVYILESHDSEHFYVGITDDLRARLAKHNAGEVPHTSKYGPWRLKTYVAFSDEEQAIAFEKYLKSASGRAFAKKRL
- the ugpA gene encoding sn-glycerol-3-phosphate ABC transporter permease UgpA — encoded protein: MEPRAIFSGRLLPYLLILPQLAVSLIFFYWPAVQALQQSFLVQDAFGLSTEFVWFENYVELLKRPEYYQAIGVTFVFSALVVFFSLTLGLLLAAMANHNIKGVQIYRTFLIIPYAVAPAVASVLFIFMFQPGLGMLARAMQRNGIDWNPVLNGTHAMILVVIVAVWNQISYNFLFFLAGLQAIPKSVIEAAAIDGARPMRRFWTIIFPLLSPTTFFLIIVNITYVFFNTLGIIDTATGGGPNGATQTLVYKVFQDGKVGSDLGGSAAQSVILMVIVVALTAFQFRYVEKKVHY
- a CDS encoding TIGR02300 family protein, yielding MAKSDLGTKRICPTTGKKFYDLNKNPVISPYTGEVVPIAPIPPPRTRADAAARASAAAAASAAEATPEPMEAEELVPLEEADAEENTGKVKAVVPESEDDIEIDETIEDDDDDDSTFIADEEEGDEDVTDIIGDVSGDEET
- the cmk gene encoding (d)CMP kinase, producing MIIAIDGPAASGKGTLGKRLAKHYGYRHLDTGVIYRAVAKALLDAGASLTDEMIAVSAALELDPEKFGDPVLKTQRVGDAASVVSAIPKVREVLLNFQRQFAADPPGAVLDGRDIGTVICPDADVKIFVLADPKVRARRRTLEARARGEDADEAAVLADILKRDERDQNRAVAPLKPAQDAYLLDNSNLDIEGGVRAAIDIVEAVRAGRQRV
- the ugpE gene encoding sn-glycerol-3-phosphate ABC transporter permease UgpE, whose product is MVEHRRFGNLLPHLVLLAGVAIVAFPVYLAVIASTHDNTVIANGQMPLYPGSHGLETYWNTIVSGTGRTTRAPVGGMMLNSLIMALGITVGKIAISIISAYAIVFFSFPLRMTAFWTIFITLMLPVEVRIFPTYKITSDLHMLDSYSGLILPLIASATATLLFRQFFMTVPKELVEASKIDGAGPIRFFFDTLLPLSVTNIAALFVILFIYGWNQYLWPLLITTRDDMQTIVIGIKKIIDVHDALTEWQVAMATAVLAMLPPVAVVVLMQRLFVKGLIETEK
- the ugpB gene encoding sn-glycerol-3-phosphate ABC transporter substrate-binding protein UgpB, with translation MALRTFGAATAVALALATPAYAATEIQWWHAMTGPNNDVVVKLANDFNASQSDYKIVPTFKGSYADTLNAGIAAFRAGNAPGIMQVFEVGTATMMAAKGAIKPVSELMKEQGEKFDPQSYLPAITGYYSTSKGEMLSFPFNSSSMVMWVNLDALKKADIAEPPKTWPEVFADARKLHATSPTCGFSTAWGSWGLIEQFSAWHNVPIGSKANGLDGFDTVLEFNTPLETKLLENLVELQKDKSFDYSGRTNTGEGRFTSGECPMFMTSSAFYPNVKANAKFAYNAVPMPYFPDVKGAPQNSIIGGASLWVMGGKSPEEYKGIAKFFTFLSDTDRQANLHQVSGYLPITKAAYEKTKADGFYEKSPILEVPLKELTNKPPTENSRGLRFGGMVQLRDVFAEEIEAALAGKKPAKEALDAAVSRGNAMLRQFERTATK
- a CDS encoding MarR family winged helix-turn-helix transcriptional regulator, translated to MAKKQAADAPLLLGNQICFAIYSAAHAFNRVYKPLLDRLGLTYPQYLVMLVLWERDGVPVKDIGERLFLDSGTLTPLLKRLEAAQLIKRTRNPADERQVLIALTAQGQALKEKARTVPQSILAASACSIAELSAMKNDLVALRDRLNAVLEE
- a CDS encoding sn-glycerol-3-phosphate import ATP-binding protein UgpC, with product MANVALRDVRKTYPSGFEAIKGIDFDVGDGQFCVLVGPSGCGKSTLLRMVAGLETITSGEIDIGGRIVNQIEPAERDIAMVFQNYALYPHMSVYNNMAYGLRNRGMPKPEIDTRVQEAARILEIGPMLERKPGQLSGGQRQRVAMGRAIVRQPKVFLFDEPLSNLDAKLRIAMRVEIRKLQRRLSTTSIYVTHDQLEAMTLADILVVMNGGQVEQIGNPLEIYQKPATTFVASFIGAPPMNLLPLRSDEIRSQLGGTGETGLLGIRPEDFVISSDSVASGVALDLTIGAIEHVGAETFIYGARKTNGAQEVAANPGELPPGDVIVRIPGAVAPAIGERIRAIVPREKLHLFSADGRKRIEF